One region of Gilliamella sp. ESL0405 genomic DNA includes:
- a CDS encoding DUF2339 domain-containing protein — translation MEFIFALLVFIIIIVLLCIIAFLKQYITVQQEQVAELQKKLSQLTLENIVADRNNCKPLDCATLDKQSLSMTSQIDSTNKSSQIATETKINHHASSINSDQNNKAANKLNKSHRVVKTSFSYKLFSWFIIGNKITQLGIAILFLGLSSLFNYIFQHQQITPELIILGALVISFGLLIIGWKLRHKRKIYAAILQGGAIAILYLITFAAYLLYGFIPLTLAFLLLVLICAVNILFAVLQKAQTLTFIAFIGGYLAPMVLSNSLDNLIVLFSYYLILSSLILVINIIQSWRILILIGFFFSFIPQIFILKEHFRPEIYTQWQIYIIVNMLIYGILATLLPLTKTQTHQRHPNWGDFILLFGTPLLGFILQYSITCQWQFGPLVSALAFGLFYIIGAYLIFRLWLTSEKNLFLSWLAIGVTFCSLIVLFVVDMSLTSLVILLGGSAVGWIMLTKKSYRMAALNIIIIFISFIYTCGAIETTESNNILTISILSITSLTLLINGCLWHYYAKNIDYVMFIKIGYLVFTIAIWIAMIAISAAIITNYNMPSILMPYLLGFTVSTWLWYLLGKILNWQALRYSVFILWFVIPSILLFSKFYHYYYLNFDIWNLVWVIALISCYYYLDSLKKLTTNNNVQSANQTIHVLLILLHLSLFFMILIGFYREIMHLINQLVECYSLKWCIIMTCESCIILIFYLLIKYQTTAKQSLLKYYWTVGLLPVVILIVYQLSVGLILSRDIIHGYVIPIFNPLEACAIFGIIMLSIWIKVKEHILQLDTDNISLNTSKILLNLLIFFWVNSILLHALAQATDTVWPALYLWQDNLIQVSISLFWMLSAVILVIIGNHFSKRSIWYTGVSIQAIVIIKSIFVDYNELDRLANALAFIGLALFMLIIGYCAPLPSENNAKDKE, via the coding sequence GTGGAGTTTATTTTTGCTTTACTCGTTTTTATAATCATCATTGTTTTACTTTGTATTATTGCTTTTTTGAAACAGTATATTACTGTTCAACAAGAACAAGTGGCTGAGTTACAAAAAAAGCTATCACAGCTTACGCTAGAGAATATCGTTGCAGATAGAAACAATTGTAAGCCGTTAGATTGTGCAACTTTAGATAAACAATCACTATCAATGACCTCACAAATAGATAGTACTAACAAATCCAGTCAAATAGCCACAGAGACAAAGATTAATCATCACGCCTCATCTATAAATAGTGATCAAAATAATAAAGCGGCAAATAAGCTCAATAAATCTCATCGAGTAGTTAAAACTAGTTTCAGTTATAAGCTCTTTAGTTGGTTTATCATCGGAAATAAGATTACTCAACTGGGTATTGCGATACTTTTTTTAGGATTGAGTTCTTTATTTAATTATATTTTTCAACATCAACAAATTACCCCTGAGTTAATAATTTTGGGTGCGTTAGTTATCAGTTTTGGTTTATTAATAATTGGTTGGAAATTAAGACATAAACGTAAAATATATGCCGCTATTTTACAAGGTGGTGCCATTGCTATTTTATACCTTATTACCTTTGCCGCCTACCTATTGTATGGATTTATACCATTAACACTGGCTTTTCTATTGTTAGTACTGATTTGTGCAGTGAATATTTTATTTGCTGTTTTACAAAAAGCGCAAACTTTAACTTTCATTGCGTTTATCGGTGGCTATCTGGCGCCCATGGTTTTATCCAATAGCTTGGATAATTTGATTGTGTTATTTAGCTATTATCTAATATTATCAAGTCTTATTTTGGTTATTAATATTATTCAATCCTGGCGAATCCTTATTTTAATTGGTTTTTTCTTCTCTTTTATTCCACAAATTTTCATATTAAAAGAGCACTTTCGTCCTGAAATTTATACACAATGGCAGATATATATCATTGTTAATATGCTAATTTACGGTATTTTGGCGACTTTATTACCTTTGACAAAAACGCAGACGCATCAACGTCATCCAAATTGGGGTGATTTTATTTTACTATTTGGTACACCATTGTTAGGTTTTATTTTGCAATATTCCATTACCTGTCAATGGCAGTTTGGACCATTAGTCTCAGCATTAGCTTTTGGCCTTTTTTATATTATTGGCGCTTATCTTATATTTCGTCTGTGGTTAACATCTGAAAAAAACCTCTTTTTATCATGGCTTGCTATTGGTGTTACCTTTTGCTCACTCATCGTACTATTCGTCGTCGATATGTCTTTAACTTCTTTGGTTATATTACTCGGTGGAAGCGCAGTGGGCTGGATAATGTTAACTAAAAAAAGCTATCGTATGGCTGCATTAAATATCATTATTATTTTCATAAGTTTCATTTATACATGTGGGGCTATTGAAACGACAGAGTCTAATAATATTTTAACCATTTCAATCTTGAGTATAACTAGCTTAACTTTATTAATTAACGGATGTTTATGGCATTATTATGCAAAGAATATCGATTATGTTATGTTTATTAAAATAGGGTATTTAGTTTTTACAATAGCAATATGGATTGCAATGATAGCAATTAGCGCAGCTATAATTACCAATTATAATATGCCATCAATACTTATGCCTTATCTGTTAGGCTTTACAGTATCAACTTGGTTATGGTATTTACTTGGCAAGATACTTAATTGGCAAGCGCTCAGGTATTCAGTCTTTATTTTATGGTTTGTTATACCTTCAATATTGTTGTTTAGTAAATTCTATCACTACTACTATTTAAATTTTGATATTTGGAATTTAGTTTGGGTTATTGCCCTAATTAGTTGTTACTATTATTTAGATAGTCTTAAAAAATTGACCACCAATAATAATGTTCAATCAGCAAATCAAACTATTCATGTATTACTTATTTTATTGCATCTTAGTTTATTTTTTATGATTTTAATTGGATTCTATCGTGAGATAATGCATTTAATTAATCAATTAGTAGAATGTTATTCGCTGAAATGGTGCATTATCATGACTTGTGAAAGTTGTATTATTTTAATTTTCTATCTACTCATTAAGTACCAAACCACGGCAAAACAATCACTTTTGAAATATTATTGGACAGTCGGTCTACTGCCTGTCGTTATCTTGATAGTATACCAGTTGTCCGTAGGACTTATCTTGAGTAGAGATATCATTCACGGTTATGTTATCCCAATATTTAATCCATTAGAGGCCTGTGCCATTTTTGGCATAATAATGCTCAGCATTTGGATAAAAGTTAAGGAACATATTTTACAATTAGATACGGATAATATTTCTTTGAATACTTCAAAGATACTACTTAACTTGCTTATTTTTTTCTGGGTAAATAGTATTTTACTGCATGCTTTAGCCCAAGCAACAGATACAGTTTGGCCAGCTCTTTATTTATGGCAAGATAATCTCATACAGGTATCAATTTCACTATTTTGGATGTTAAGTGCAGTGATATTAGTCATCATTGGCAATCATTTTTCAAAGCGGAGTATTTGGTATACCGGGGTAAGTATTCAAGCGATAGTTATCATAAAATCGATATTTGTTGATTACAACGAACTCGATAGATTGGCCAATGCATTAGCCTTTATTGGCCTCGCTTTGTTTATGTTGATTATTGGTTATTGTGCACCATTACCTTCCGAAAACAACGCTAAGGATAAAGAATAA
- a CDS encoding ATP-binding protein, with amino-acid sequence MRQLLAKPLFFNRRIVFYLIILLSLQCVIAYGALLVFDSLPSSLTDMPDDHVVFRESQRGTVNLIRKQIDENKDKPLQEVVNELQPYFGYPIKVLSAKTPLPHSIKKELEQLDFAYDGDKEVVYMDLNNGNILQLGPILMRDILESNTMSLSVFLIIWALFSAIVFFILIYFAFSAVWKDLVHIRQTAEQLGQGNLKARTHNVKGWLFKPLANVLNNMGTHIEHLVSTNQTISHAMAHELRTPLARMRFELSMLEESDNEQEKRQLQKGISDDINELETLINASLSYFKMHQNNIELNYTTVSLKQLGEKICQSLELFKPQGFELACNCQDARASVDINLVETIVKNLLLNAFKYAAHKAVLNISKQENRVIFEIDDDGAGIPFDAREKIFMPFARLDTSRTRSTGGYGLGLAYVKLMAEFHGGKAFVVTSPLGGARFVVSLKSGDE; translated from the coding sequence TTGAGACAACTATTAGCTAAACCGCTATTTTTCAATCGTCGTATCGTATTTTATCTTATTATCTTACTTTCATTACAATGTGTCATTGCCTATGGTGCATTATTAGTTTTCGACTCATTGCCTTCATCATTAACTGATATGCCCGATGACCATGTTGTGTTTCGTGAATCACAGCGTGGTACCGTTAACTTGATTCGCAAACAAATTGATGAAAACAAAGATAAACCTCTGCAAGAAGTGGTAAACGAATTACAGCCCTATTTTGGTTATCCAATAAAAGTGTTATCGGCCAAAACGCCATTACCTCATTCGATAAAAAAAGAATTAGAGCAACTCGATTTTGCTTATGATGGCGACAAAGAGGTGGTGTATATGGATCTCAATAATGGCAATATACTCCAATTGGGGCCTATTTTAATGCGTGATATTTTAGAATCAAATACCATGTCATTAAGTGTCTTTCTTATTATTTGGGCGCTGTTTAGCGCAATAGTCTTTTTTATTTTAATCTATTTTGCTTTTAGCGCAGTGTGGAAAGATTTAGTCCATATTAGACAAACCGCTGAGCAACTCGGACAAGGTAACTTAAAGGCTAGAACTCATAATGTTAAAGGCTGGTTGTTTAAACCACTCGCCAATGTTCTCAATAACATGGGAACCCATATCGAACATTTAGTGAGTACCAATCAAACCATTTCTCATGCTATGGCGCATGAGCTAAGAACACCTTTGGCACGAATGCGTTTTGAATTAAGTATGCTTGAAGAAAGTGATAATGAGCAGGAAAAGCGACAGCTTCAAAAAGGGATAAGTGATGATATTAATGAACTTGAAACGCTGATTAATGCCAGCTTAAGTTACTTTAAGATGCATCAAAATAATATCGAATTAAATTATACAACTGTCTCGTTAAAACAGTTAGGCGAAAAGATTTGCCAATCGCTAGAATTATTTAAACCGCAAGGTTTTGAATTAGCCTGTAATTGCCAAGATGCACGGGCTAGCGTTGATATAAACCTTGTTGAAACGATTGTTAAAAATTTATTACTCAATGCGTTTAAGTATGCAGCGCATAAAGCGGTATTAAATATATCTAAACAAGAAAATAGAGTCATTTTTGAAATTGATGACGACGGTGCCGGGATCCCATTTGATGCCCGTGAAAAAATCTTTATGCCATTTGCTAGACTCGATACCAGTCGAACTCGTTCAACGGGGGGATATGGTCTTGGGTTAGCTTATGTAAAATTAATGGCAGAATTTCATGGTGGTAAAGCCTTTGTCGTCACCAGCCCGCTGGGTGGTGCCAGATTTGTTGTTTCTTTAAAATCGGGTGATGAGTAA
- the glnS gene encoding glutamine--tRNA ligase, which translates to MSGSLPTETETRPTNFIRQIIDADLAAGKYKTTHTRFPPEPNGYLHIGHAKSICLNFGIAQDYQGKCNLRFDDTNPAKEDIEYVESIKEDVRWLGFQWDGEICYSSDYFDRLYEYAIELINKGLAYVDELSADEIRQYRGTLTEPGKNSPYRDRSIDENLALFIQMKEGKFAEGKACLRAKIDMASPFIVMRDPVLYRIKFAEHHQTGNKWCIYPMYDFTHCISDAIENITHSLCTLEFQDNRRLYDWVLDNITIEARPHQYEFSRLNLEYAITSKRKLTQLVSEKIVDGWNDPRMPTVSGLRRRGYTPASIREFCRRIGVTKQENTVEMSTLEFCIREDLNENAPRAMAVLDPVKVVIENFSDTIDEVLSCPNHPNRPELGNREVTFTREIYIDRADFREEANKNYKRLVLGKEVRLRNAYVIRADRVEKDAQGNIQTIFCSYDPDTLNKNPQDGRKIKGVIHWVSAKFAKPAEIRLYDRLFNTPNPGAAEDFLSTINPASLEIKQGFVEPNLQNAKVGQAYQFEREGYFCLDSKYATEDHLVFNRTVGLRDSSNVA; encoded by the coding sequence ATGAGCGGTTCACTACCGACAGAGACTGAAACTCGTCCAACTAACTTTATACGTCAAATTATTGATGCCGATCTGGCTGCTGGAAAATATAAAACCACGCATACCCGTTTTCCGCCTGAACCGAATGGTTATTTACATATCGGTCATGCTAAATCAATCTGCTTAAATTTTGGCATAGCCCAAGATTATCAGGGTAAATGTAATTTACGTTTTGATGATACCAACCCGGCTAAAGAAGATATTGAATATGTTGAATCTATCAAAGAAGATGTACGTTGGTTAGGTTTCCAGTGGGACGGTGAAATCTGTTACTCATCTGATTATTTTGATCGACTTTATGAGTATGCCATTGAGCTAATAAATAAGGGGCTTGCTTACGTAGATGAACTTTCAGCCGATGAGATTCGTCAGTATCGCGGTACGCTTACTGAGCCGGGTAAAAATAGCCCATACCGTGATCGAAGTATCGATGAAAATTTAGCGCTATTTATTCAAATGAAAGAAGGCAAATTTGCTGAAGGGAAAGCTTGCCTAAGAGCCAAAATTGATATGGCTTCGCCGTTTATTGTGATGCGTGATCCGGTGCTCTATCGAATTAAATTTGCTGAACATCATCAAACCGGTAATAAATGGTGTATCTACCCAATGTATGATTTTACTCACTGTATTTCTGATGCGATTGAAAATATCACTCACTCACTTTGTACACTTGAGTTTCAAGACAATCGTCGCTTATATGATTGGGTATTAGATAATATTACAATTGAAGCTCGACCTCATCAATATGAGTTCTCACGATTAAATTTAGAGTACGCAATTACTTCAAAACGTAAATTAACTCAATTGGTATCAGAAAAAATAGTTGATGGCTGGAATGATCCACGTATGCCTACGGTATCGGGTCTTCGTCGTCGTGGTTATACACCTGCTTCGATTCGAGAGTTTTGTCGTCGTATAGGGGTCACTAAACAAGAAAATACTGTCGAAATGAGTACATTAGAATTTTGTATACGTGAAGACCTTAACGAAAATGCACCTAGAGCAATGGCAGTCCTTGATCCGGTTAAGGTTGTTATTGAAAACTTCTCCGATACTATTGATGAAGTCCTTAGCTGCCCAAATCACCCTAATCGTCCTGAATTAGGTAATCGAGAAGTGACATTTACTCGTGAAATTTATATTGATCGTGCCGATTTTAGAGAAGAAGCAAACAAAAATTACAAACGCTTAGTGTTAGGTAAGGAAGTGCGTTTACGTAATGCCTATGTCATTCGGGCTGATCGAGTTGAAAAAGATGCGCAAGGCAATATTCAAACTATTTTTTGTAGTTATGATCCCGATACCTTAAACAAAAATCCGCAAGACGGTCGTAAAATTAAAGGGGTTATTCATTGGGTGTCAGCTAAATTTGCTAAACCGGCTGAAATCCGTCTATATGATCGCTTATTTAATACGCCAAATCCGGGAGCTGCGGAAGATTTCTTATCCACTATTAACCCAGCTTCTTTAGAAATCAAACAAGGCTTTGTTGAGCCAAACTTACAAAATGCTAAAGTTGGTCAAGCATATCAATTTGAACGTGAAGGTTACTTTTGTTTAGACAGTAAATATGCAACTGAAGATCATTTAGTCTTTAATCGAACAGTAGGTTTGAGAGATAGCTCTAACGTAGCATAA
- a CDS encoding carboxylesterase, translating to MSTIEDLSYFLPGNKNGVLLIHGLTGTPNEMRILANGLHKAGFTVYAVQLAGHCGTEEDLCKTTWQDWYKSVQDGADYLAQHVDNLFVAGLSMGALLALKLAADRPNQIKGVGVLAPTFYYDGWSMPFWAKKFFFLLVYLKKLGLFQKVSFIEKPPYGLKDERIRAVVSESMLSGDAASAGLAGNPFPALAEMQLLAKNVRQALPKVTSPCLIMHSGNDDIANIDTNARLVEKKVSGSTKLVVLNDSYHLITIDSQRREVIKECASFFNEIAQGTTA from the coding sequence ATGAGTACAATTGAAGATTTATCTTATTTTTTACCAGGCAATAAAAATGGCGTGCTTTTAATTCATGGATTAACCGGCACACCTAATGAGATGCGAATATTAGCTAATGGTTTACATAAAGCAGGATTCACAGTTTATGCCGTTCAATTAGCTGGCCACTGTGGTACCGAAGAAGATCTTTGTAAAACAACATGGCAAGATTGGTATAAAAGTGTGCAAGATGGCGCAGATTATTTGGCTCAACACGTAGATAACCTATTTGTAGCAGGATTATCCATGGGCGCACTGCTGGCACTTAAACTTGCCGCTGATAGACCAAACCAAATTAAAGGTGTTGGCGTGTTGGCTCCAACATTTTATTATGACGGTTGGAGTATGCCTTTTTGGGCAAAAAAATTCTTCTTTTTGTTGGTCTATTTAAAAAAACTTGGCCTCTTTCAAAAAGTCTCTTTTATCGAAAAACCACCTTACGGTCTGAAAGATGAAAGAATTCGTGCGGTAGTTTCAGAAAGTATGCTAAGTGGTGATGCGGCATCAGCAGGACTTGCAGGCAATCCTTTTCCGGCATTAGCAGAAATGCAATTATTAGCTAAAAATGTACGTCAAGCACTGCCTAAAGTTACATCACCTTGTTTGATTATGCACTCAGGCAATGATGATATTGCCAATATTGATACTAATGCCAGATTGGTTGAAAAAAAGGTATCGGGATCCACAAAATTAGTTGTACTCAATGATAGTTATCACTTAATTACTATCGATAGCCAGCGCCGTGAAGTTATCAAAGAATGTGCTTCATTTTTCAATGAAATTGCGCAAGGAACAACAGCATAA
- a CDS encoding MtnX-like HAD-IB family phosphatase gives MNNFSSIANHLFSPAYAQHRTPIVLCDFDGTISVKDVTDTLLSHFGQDGCDELEELWVSGKIGSQECMSKQIALMDASLEELNEVLSQIEIDPAFKSFVDYTEKNNIPVHIVSDGLDYAIEFVLKRHGIENLPIFANKLLHDNERSWRLEFPYANKDCIKQSGNCKCNHVKKQQYFPQILYVGDGTSDYCVSHHVDLVFAKDKLIQYCENNNIEHCAIKSFADVTEALKQSQQALIPVMMVK, from the coding sequence ATGAATAATTTTTCATCAATTGCAAATCATCTTTTTTCTCCAGCTTATGCACAACATCGAACTCCGATTGTATTGTGTGATTTCGATGGCACAATCAGTGTTAAAGATGTCACTGATACTTTGCTAAGCCATTTTGGTCAAGATGGCTGTGATGAGCTTGAAGAACTATGGGTTAGTGGCAAAATTGGTTCACAAGAGTGTATGAGTAAACAGATCGCACTAATGGATGCCAGTTTAGAAGAGCTTAACGAAGTTTTGTCGCAAATTGAAATTGATCCGGCGTTTAAATCCTTTGTTGATTATACCGAAAAAAATAACATTCCGGTGCATATTGTCAGTGACGGCTTAGATTATGCAATCGAATTTGTGTTAAAACGCCACGGTATTGAGAATTTACCGATTTTTGCCAATAAATTATTGCATGATAATGAGCGAAGCTGGCGTTTAGAATTTCCTTATGCAAATAAGGACTGTATCAAACAAAGTGGTAATTGCAAATGTAATCATGTCAAAAAACAGCAATATTTTCCACAAATTCTGTATGTTGGCGACGGAACATCTGACTATTGTGTGTCTCATCATGTGGATTTAGTTTTTGCCAAAGACAAACTTATTCAATATTGTGAAAACAATAACATTGAGCACTGTGCTATTAAAAGTTTTGCTGATGTAACTGAAGCGTTAAAACAGTCTCAGCAAGCGCTTATCCCAGTTATGATGGTAAAATGA
- a CDS encoding arginase family protein, producing MTCPVILDFDQSVGEITPATTIDVTKWQDTIRFGCSKKAFRKFDAQLQQLLPAHYGTVLLGSGDYHHISLLLIERLAEQYSADNPIQVVIFDNHPDNMRYLFGIHCGSWVSYVASLPFVSHVHVLGITSNDIGLSHFWENRWKPLFHKKLTYWSLDVNVKWAKKIGLGHAFRHFDTPDDLIAGFLSEQYHSAEPIYLSIDKDALSEKVIHTNWDQGQLQTYHLLDTISSIKQRIIGSDITGELSIWQPANWFKRLLSSLDKQPAISPDKLNDWQQEQHQLNLTLLNALA from the coding sequence ATGACATGTCCTGTTATACTTGACTTCGATCAGAGTGTGGGTGAAATAACGCCTGCAACGACTATTGATGTGACAAAATGGCAAGACACTATTCGATTTGGTTGTTCAAAGAAGGCTTTTCGAAAATTTGATGCACAACTTCAACAACTTTTACCGGCACATTATGGAACAGTTTTGCTGGGAAGTGGTGATTATCATCATATTTCACTGTTACTCATTGAGCGTTTAGCTGAGCAATATTCCGCCGACAATCCGATTCAAGTCGTCATTTTTGATAATCATCCGGATAATATGCGTTATTTGTTCGGTATTCATTGTGGTTCATGGGTTAGCTATGTTGCCAGCTTACCCTTTGTTAGCCATGTTCATGTCTTAGGCATCACCTCTAATGATATCGGTCTATCTCATTTTTGGGAAAATAGATGGAAACCACTTTTTCACAAAAAACTGACTTATTGGAGTTTGGATGTCAATGTTAAATGGGCTAAAAAAATTGGTTTAGGTCATGCCTTTCGCCATTTTGATACGCCTGATGATCTGATTGCCGGTTTCTTATCTGAACAGTATCACAGTGCTGAGCCGATCTATCTATCCATTGATAAAGATGCACTAAGTGAGAAAGTCATTCATACCAATTGGGATCAAGGACAACTACAAACCTATCATTTGCTTGATACAATATCATCAATTAAGCAGCGTATTATCGGCAGTGACATTACCGGTGAACTGTCAATTTGGCAACCGGCTAATTGGTTTAAACGTTTGCTTAGTTCGTTAGATAAACAACCCGCCATCTCTCCGGATAAATTAAACGATTGGCAGCAAGAGCAGCATCAGCTTAATTTAACGCTATTAAATGCATTAGCTTAA
- a CDS encoding EamA family transporter, giving the protein MTPLVIFLWVSNICFDTLGQVAFKYAAISPNNRDGWYYWIDLAKNHWIWIGIVSYVAEFLLWLAFLTLVPLSQGVLLASFNIITIMLVGRVLFKELLTFYRIIGMLLITAGVIFVGMS; this is encoded by the coding sequence ATGACACCTTTAGTTATCTTCCTTTGGGTCAGCAATATCTGTTTTGATACTTTGGGGCAAGTTGCCTTTAAATATGCAGCGATATCGCCAAACAATCGAGATGGTTGGTATTATTGGATTGATTTGGCTAAAAATCATTGGATTTGGATCGGTATCGTCTCGTATGTTGCAGAATTTTTATTGTGGCTAGCATTTTTGACCTTAGTGCCATTATCACAAGGTGTACTGCTTGCCTCGTTTAATATTATTACCATAATGTTAGTCGGTCGAGTGCTGTTTAAAGAATTACTCACGTTTTATCGCATCATTGGTATGTTACTAATCACAGCCGGTGTGATCTTTGTTGGGATGTCTTAA
- a CDS encoding winged helix-turn-helix domain-containing protein — translation MSEHILIIEDDEKLANLIQVYLIRQGYLVDWHNSGKGAEEKIQEINPDLVILDVMLPEKSGFDICRDIRTWFTNYILIMTASEDNIDEIVGLELGADDYLAKPIEPRLLLARIRALLRRKQIESDKENAKDQVITLNNKSIIFDNLIIDGENRKVLLDNQEIDLTTAEFDLLWLLASNAGKILSRDDIFSQVRGIDFDGSDRSIDARISRLRRKLLDDPDNPSRIKTVRGKGYLFMREGDNH, via the coding sequence ATGAGTGAACATATATTAATCATCGAAGATGACGAAAAGCTAGCCAATTTAATTCAAGTTTATCTAATTCGACAAGGGTATCTTGTTGATTGGCATAATAGTGGTAAAGGTGCTGAAGAAAAAATCCAGGAAATCAATCCCGACTTGGTCATTTTAGATGTGATGTTACCCGAAAAGTCTGGCTTTGATATCTGCCGAGATATACGAACATGGTTTACCAATTATATTTTGATCATGACAGCTAGCGAAGATAATATCGATGAAATTGTCGGTTTAGAGTTAGGTGCTGATGATTATCTGGCAAAACCGATTGAGCCAAGATTACTGCTGGCCCGTATTCGAGCATTACTGCGTCGCAAACAAATTGAATCTGATAAAGAGAACGCAAAAGATCAAGTTATCACATTAAACAATAAATCCATAATCTTTGATAATCTGATTATTGACGGTGAAAATCGCAAAGTACTACTCGATAATCAAGAGATCGATCTGACTACAGCAGAATTTGATCTACTTTGGTTATTAGCCAGCAATGCCGGCAAAATCTTGTCGCGCGATGATATTTTTTCGCAAGTCAGAGGAATCGATTTTGATGGTAGTGACCGATCGATTGATGCACGTATTTCAAGATTACGTCGCAAACTGCTTGATGATCCGGATAACCCGTCACGAATCAAAACTGTTCGGGGTAAAGGTTATTTATTTATGCGAGAGGGAGATAATCATTGA
- a CDS encoding multidrug efflux SMR transporter encodes MARFYLIGFTVLLFFDTIAQCSFKLTAIHAQPLAMSIEWLVRVFTNPWIYISIAGYVLTFFTWMTLLKKAPVGPAFAASHFEVVTVMIASIWLFNEQITLYKLIGTILIISGILFLALAESQIAKQNKDNHSH; translated from the coding sequence ATGGCTAGATTCTATTTGATTGGTTTTACCGTCCTTCTATTTTTTGACACTATTGCGCAATGTAGCTTTAAATTAACAGCTATCCACGCTCAACCATTGGCAATGAGTATTGAATGGTTAGTAAGAGTATTTACCAACCCATGGATATATATATCCATTGCCGGGTATGTACTAACGTTTTTCACTTGGATGACGTTATTAAAAAAGGCGCCGGTAGGACCAGCTTTTGCCGCCTCTCATTTTGAAGTCGTTACGGTAATGATTGCATCGATTTGGTTGTTTAATGAACAAATCACTTTATATAAATTGATTGGCACCATACTGATTATTTCGGGAATTTTATTTTTAGCCCTAGCTGAAAGTCAGATAGCTAAGCAAAATAAAGATAACCATTCACACTAA
- a CDS encoding GNAT family N-acetyltransferase encodes MKYINQLEPNEIVENFLLHPPKDFSAWINQDDVPMFSAKFDLLTTADDDFKHKVQKLPFYKKWQHWLQPKTCFVGTTVSEYGLLTNKVTAKQLADDIKKAYTKQYPFVIVKDLPLDSPLLSEQDNQYSTALISALKNLGFIEVEGQALAWLAIDFDNIDEVFSRFSYSRRKNFRRKLKSREKLEINVLNSGDDCFFDQAILDKYYQLYLNVYEQSEIHFDQLTKPFFIQLLQSKSAQARIFTYHHNNELIGYNICFVVNNMLVDKYIGMVYPQARELNLYFVSWFVNLQYALEQGFSHYIAGWTDPEVKASLGANFTLTKHLVYIRNPLLRFILSKLIGHFESDKEKVA; translated from the coding sequence ATGAAATATATCAATCAGCTAGAACCTAACGAAATTGTCGAAAATTTTTTATTGCATCCGCCAAAGGATTTTTCGGCATGGATAAATCAAGATGACGTGCCGATGTTTAGTGCTAAGTTTGATTTGTTGACGACTGCTGATGATGATTTTAAACATAAAGTACAAAAATTACCTTTCTACAAAAAATGGCAGCATTGGTTACAACCGAAAACCTGTTTTGTTGGAACAACAGTTTCTGAATATGGATTACTGACTAACAAAGTTACGGCAAAACAGCTGGCAGATGATATAAAAAAAGCTTATACCAAACAATATCCGTTTGTTATTGTTAAAGATCTACCATTAGATTCTCCTTTACTTAGTGAACAAGATAATCAATATTCAACGGCGCTTATTTCTGCTTTAAAAAATTTAGGATTTATTGAAGTTGAAGGGCAGGCTTTGGCTTGGCTTGCTATTGATTTTGATAATATCGATGAGGTTTTCTCGCGTTTTTCTTACAGTCGTCGTAAAAATTTTAGACGTAAATTAAAATCACGGGAAAAACTAGAGATTAATGTTTTAAATAGCGGAGATGACTGTTTTTTTGATCAAGCCATTTTAGATAAATATTATCAACTTTATCTGAATGTCTATGAACAAAGTGAAATTCATTTTGATCAATTAACCAAACCGTTTTTTATTCAATTATTACAAAGTAAATCAGCACAAGCACGTATTTTTACTTATCATCATAATAATGAATTAATTGGATATAATATCTGTTTTGTTGTCAATAATATGCTGGTCGATAAGTATATTGGTATGGTGTATCCACAAGCTAGAGAACTAAATCTCTATTTTGTTAGTTGGTTTGTCAACCTGCAGTACGCTCTTGAACAAGGGTTTAGCCACTATATTGCCGGTTGGACTGATCCTGAAGTGAAAGCATCATTAGGCGCTAATTTTACGCTAACTAAGCATTTAGTTTATATCCGTAACCCATTATTAAGATTCATATTAAGTAAACTGATTGGTCACTTTGAAAGTGACAAGGAGAAAGTAGCATGA